The Pangasianodon hypophthalmus isolate fPanHyp1 chromosome 14, fPanHyp1.pri, whole genome shotgun sequence nucleotide sequence ctccagttcataattcaCTTCAACTAGACTGTTTTTAATCCCACTTGTGCACGTATTGCTTTTGTTTTCAACTGCCTGCCATTTTTTCTTACAAATATACTAGATactttggttttattttagttcACTGGGACCCTGAACAGgtagttactaaggatgaatcaATGAACGCTCTGTGttcatgttaataaacatggtctttgtttgtcctgtataaaaaaagtatacaaatgttaatcaaaagtaaaaaaaaaaaaaaaagtcaacaaaaataaaatgaaaaaggtcaacaaaagtaaatgttaataacaattaaaacaaaaaaattaaaacaaaaataaaaaagtaaaatacaaaaGTAGCCAaaagtaaaatgcaaaaaagggtaaggaaaaaaaaaaaaaaaaagaaaatgcaaaaagcTAAACagaagtaaaatgtaaataaggtAAATcaaagttaattaattaattaattaaaacaagcCCCACTGGTACAGAGCGGAGTGTGTGTCGCAGGTTAAGATGATTGGTTTGTATTTGTATCACCTCTGTCCGCCTTTTACCCAGTGAGCCTTAGAGTTGGCTCTCAATCAAGTAACACTGCTGTATGTCATTATGACTCTGTACAGGCTTATGCAACAGTAATGATACACAATGACTGTGCACGACaagcttaagaaaaaaaaaacacgtcaaACAAAATACACCCTGTAAACCTTTTAACTACTTCATATAAATTATTAACTCGAGTGGCCTGAGGCAGTTTTTTTGCAGCGTATCTGTGTTTATTCGTCGGACTTTGCTTCTcctgtatgtttatttttctcgTTGCAACAGCAATGGCAgccttttgtctgtttttaggGGCTGAAGAGAGGACGTTTCTCTGCCACTTAAAGTCTGCTAGAATTTCAAAGAGCTGAATGTTGGCGTTAATTCAGCACAGCTAAGAGGAGACGTGAATGCCCTCAGTGTGTGAGAAACGGCCACAATGCAGAGCTGATCTCAGCCTTCCAGACTGAAGTCATCTGGAGCATGTGGGCGGCCATTTTAGCCTTTTTCCATGAGACGTTTGTTGACTGTTTGACAGCGTCTCGCAgcacttctctctgtctgtgtttacgAGTCATTCTCTTCTGAGTGCTGTTCTGGGAAGATTCGAGGGTGTGTTTCTAATAAACAAAAGCTGCGATGAGAAACACTTATTACATATGACTGCATGCTCCTTGTGAGTCTGAGCTAAATGTCCAGTGCAAAAATATGGGGAGGTCTGTGTAATATTATTCATTATGAAATCATGAAAAACTTTCTAGAAGTAAAGGGTCATGATGTGATGCAGCCTGTCCTGAagtggaattactgttaccaccctgaagttgattattttcctagagcaacacatcccaaagtgttttattcctcttataccacagcagtttgctgatgattttaatttttaaacaataaaataagacaCGCTCGTGGAGTGGAttatgtctgtacatcagaaatacaTAAGAAATACTTGTTCCccatgcaaaggctgagaaaaggtctatttttttttttcaatgcccAATTTTTTTAGGCTTTTTTCAGGTCTTTTATAAGGTTtgtgagatgtagttgggctgaaTATTTAGCTGAAACCGGTCAATCATTCTTAAATGATATTACCTCAAACACAGTAGAACAAATGTACATCTAAAAGAAGCTGCTAGACTATACACTGCATGACTATGTAGTCGATTTTCAACTGCCTATTGCGTGgctactctaaaaattcactagatactAGCCTGCAGCATAAGTCAAATGATACAGccttttgcttttattttgttttgatgcTATGTCATTGTTAATGTCATCCTGCCTCACCAAAATCTACGGCCACGAGCCATTTGTGTACAAGATACTAAATAACATCTCCATcccattttttctatttttttttgtctgctttATATAAATGATAGTCTTTCATTGATTCAGACTGTGAAAAACTGCCAAGCGACGACGTGACACAAATAAGTATACTATATAAAACCTATTACTGAAAAACCGAACAATAAACAACATACTATGGCAAAAACAAACCATATCCTTTCAAATTGTAGATATAAAGGTGATAGTGCCGGTAACCTTTACTATGATACATAACAAACCAGTTAGAAATAGTCATGAGAATGAAACCTATATGATGTGATTAGGTAAAAGTGCATAAAGAAGGCATTTGAGAAAGTGACTCATGAAGGActacatgggggaaaaaaaaaaaagaagaagaagaaaaaaaaagtttatttacccataaaatgtacacagtttGGTAGAAATGTACAATTCTATACAAAACCCACaattacaaatgtttttaacttATCTCTGTTTGTAAGGtgataaagtgcaaaaaaaaaaattgacacaGCTCCAATGTGATTTGGACTTGAAAAGCACAGTTGAATTAAACGCTTGATTAAATGTCATGACTGTAAGATGATGTTAGAAACAGCTTGCAAGTTTTAAATTATTCTCAATGTACAGTTCACTATTTCAGCTCATTGTTGGTTGGTCAGATTATGAGTCGGGTTTTATGAACAGGGATGGATTTGACTCCAGTCATTACTTTTCTTCCGAAAGTCCGAAACgtgcaaatatttaaaatatcccTCCGGTACCACAAGCCCTTAGCAGACTGTTTGTTCTAGGACCAGGACATCTAGCGAGCTGCAATATGTACATGGTGTCACATTAAGGCACTGAAATTTCATTTGGCTTTggttaaaatgtataaagtgGTTCTCGAATTTGCCTGAGGCACATCCAAAGTGTCTGTACTGCgtggaatgtaaaaaaaaaaaacaaaaaaaaccagccccttatttaaaaaaaaaatgtgaagaaaagcAAGCAGGTAAATGCCTGGATTAAAAGAGTAAAGGAATGTaataagaacagaaaggccagttCTATTTAAAGTGCATATGAGCTCCTAATGAACTCttaatactatatatacacacatctgtATAAAAATAGACTGAGGATGTGTAAATTCATGAACCTCGGTTGGCTTCATGTGCAAAAACCTCAAGTGGACCTCATTTAGCAAAGTGGATACGAAATCTTTCACAGGACAATTTGAaattcagggggaaaaaaaatatttttgtaaatttacgTATAAGGAAACTCTCTACTGTGAGCTCGCTACTGTGAACGACCTCAAATCTTATAATTGAGAAGGCACTACAATTTTATAAACAGTTTACAGTGAAGAAGTTTAAGTGACTTAATTATTTCAGTTCTACATACCAATTtagtgaaaatgtttatattaatgtcttgaaagaaagctatccatAAATTATGATAAGTtatgtgggtgtggctaaatataaataatctgtGCAATGAATGTACTTGTTTTTTACGGCTGATTGACATTTATCAACACACATAGGAGTAAGAAGAAAATCAGCACTGAAACATTTGTAAATCAGGCACAAATCCTACATTTGGTTTGGTCTATGAGAACATTTACAAATTGTTAATTGAGGCCCAATGAAGGAGTCAAAGTGGAAATATCAGCCTCGGAGAAATAAGGcactaaagaataaaaatacaatttcttAAGTGtattttcaagtttttttttttttttttttttacaatatgaTTCCTGGAACATCACAAGTCAAAATGTCGTTTGTTTTCGCCTGTCCTATCTGCCTGTGAAACTGTCCttgcttgtgtgttttccaGCAATGCATATTTGGCCCCAGAGTCGCACTTTTAATACTTGGCATGTGGTTAAAGATGGTCACAGGCAAAGGAGTCGCCACTGATTCAGACAGATTGAGCTCCTGTAAAGCGCTCAGTCCATTAAACACATCTGGACTCAAAGTCTTGAGCTGAAAGTTGTTTGAAAGGTCCAGGACTTGGAGATTCCTCAGGCCTCTGAAGCTGTTCGGATGAATGACTGACAGTTCAGGGAGACcgctgagagagagatagacgaGATCTGTCAGCTCCTCAAAGTCTCCTTCTTCAATACTGCGGATAAGATTTCCATCCAGGCTCAAATACTGCAAGGGAATTCCTGCAAGTCTGGGCACTGTCCTGAGCTGATTGCCTGCCAGCATCAGGCTCTTGATGTAGGGGGCATGGAGGTGAGGGTTTCTAGAAACCGTGCTCAGAAGGTTGTTAGAAAGATCTACGCTGATAGGGGTTTCCTGGCCTCGTGTGTTGAATGCATTTAGGTCAAACTCACGAAATCTGTTGTCGCTGAGATCCACCTCGGCTAAAGGGAGACCGGAGAAGCATCCATCACTGAGGTTCTCTAGAACATTCTGGCTGAGGTCCAGTGTCTCCAGGTAACGTAGTTTGTTAAAGGCCTTGGAGCTCACTCGTGATATGAGGTTCTTGCTGAGATCCAAGCTGACCAGAGTCGTGTATCCAGGTCCTGACAGCATGGAGTCGGTGATGTGGCTGATGGAGTTGTGGGACAGGTCCAAGTGGGATGTGTCTAGAGGAATGGGGATGGGAGTGGCGCCCGGTCCGAGCCCACTACAGTCCACCTTGGTCAGGCTGAAGCTGTCGAACAGGCCGTAGCTCTCCACCTCACAGCGGCACTTCGGGTGGCAGTTCTTCACCCCTCCTGCCGTGGCCAGGGTGAGCAGAGAGGACAGGCTGAGACACAGGAAAGCCACCATCATGCTCTGTGAAGAAAGCACATCAAACTGATGATAATCAGCACATGATAACATTGCATGCTTACttaaaaattacattcaaatgtttagaaa carries:
- the tsku gene encoding tsukushi isoform X2, producing MLIRDLRESSEILSSFTNHRSQTLSTRHLSVTQSGSSMMVAFLCLSLSSLLTLATAGGVKNCHPKCRCEVESYGLFDSFSLTKVDCSGLGPGATPIPIPLDTSHLDLSHNSISHITDSMLSGPGYTTLVSLDLSKNLISRVSSKAFNKLRYLETLDLSQNVLENLSDGCFSGLPLAEVDLSDNRFREFDLNAFNTRGQETPISVDLSNNLLSTVSRNPHLHAPYIKSLMLAGNQLRTVPRLAGIPLQYLSLDGNLIRSIEEGDFEELTDLVYLSLSGLPELSVIHPNSFRGLRNLQVLDLSNNFQLKTLSPDVFNGLSALQELNLSESVATPLPVTIFNHMPSIKSATLGPNMHCWKTHKQGQFHRQIGQAKTNDILTCDVPGIIL
- the tsku gene encoding tsukushi isoform X1 translates to MLFLLFSALFFSSLTPCRLLKKDDVLIRNGSHFSVVSSMMVAFLCLSLSSLLTLATAGGVKNCHPKCRCEVESYGLFDSFSLTKVDCSGLGPGATPIPIPLDTSHLDLSHNSISHITDSMLSGPGYTTLVSLDLSKNLISRVSSKAFNKLRYLETLDLSQNVLENLSDGCFSGLPLAEVDLSDNRFREFDLNAFNTRGQETPISVDLSNNLLSTVSRNPHLHAPYIKSLMLAGNQLRTVPRLAGIPLQYLSLDGNLIRSIEEGDFEELTDLVYLSLSGLPELSVIHPNSFRGLRNLQVLDLSNNFQLKTLSPDVFNGLSALQELNLSESVATPLPVTIFNHMPSIKSATLGPNMHCWKTHKQGQFHRQIGQAKTNDILTCDVPGIIL
- the tsku gene encoding tsukushi isoform X3; its protein translation is MFARVDSSAGVSFAEKVHVESQRMSMMVAFLCLSLSSLLTLATAGGVKNCHPKCRCEVESYGLFDSFSLTKVDCSGLGPGATPIPIPLDTSHLDLSHNSISHITDSMLSGPGYTTLVSLDLSKNLISRVSSKAFNKLRYLETLDLSQNVLENLSDGCFSGLPLAEVDLSDNRFREFDLNAFNTRGQETPISVDLSNNLLSTVSRNPHLHAPYIKSLMLAGNQLRTVPRLAGIPLQYLSLDGNLIRSIEEGDFEELTDLVYLSLSGLPELSVIHPNSFRGLRNLQVLDLSNNFQLKTLSPDVFNGLSALQELNLSESVATPLPVTIFNHMPSIKSATLGPNMHCWKTHKQGQFHRQIGQAKTNDILTCDVPGIIL